Genomic segment of Pseudomonadota bacterium:
GCCGCGCGGCATCTTTCCCTCGCGCCTCTCCGGCGCCAGCGTGACGGGCGCCGTGGCGTCCTTCATCCAGTGCATCATGTCGACCGCGGTCTTCATGCCGGTCATCTTGCCGTAGTACGTATGACAGTTGCTCACGACCTCGACGGCCGAGAAGCCCTTCTTGGCGAGGGCCCGCGCAATGATCTTCTGCATCTCCATCACGTGGTAGACGGTGGTGCGCGCCACGAACGACGCACCCGCGGCCTCCGCCAGTGCGGGAATGTCAAACGTCGGCTCGATGGTGCCGTATGCGGACGTATACGACGGATCGCCCACAGGCGTGGTGGGAGAGAACTGCCCCCCCGTCATCCCGTAGGTCATGTTGTTGACCACGATGGCGCACATCTCGAGGTTGCGGCGGGCCGCGTGGATGAAGTGGTTCCCCCCGATGGCGACGGCGTCGCCATCGCCCATGACCACGATCATCTTCATGTGCGGACGCGCCAGCTTGAGCCCGGTGGCCACGGCCAGCGCGCGCCCGTGGGTGACATGCATGGTCGCAAAATCGGCATACACCGGCATTCGTCCGGAGCAGCCTATGCCAGACACCATGGCCACGTCCGATGGATCGACCCCGAGGCCCTCGACGGCGCGCACGATGGCGCCCAGGATGATGCCGATGCCGCACCCCTCGCACCACACTGTGGGGAAGGGCTTGTCGGGACGCAGGAACTTCAAGAAGATCGGAGCCGCGCGCTCGCTCACGATGATGCCTCCAAGGCCGCCAGCACCGCGTCTGGCGAGACCATCTCGCCGTCGTGGCGCAGCGCGCCGCGAACGGTGCACCCTCGACCGGCCAACCGCTGCACCTCGCGCAGCATCTGCCCGCGATTCATCTCGACCACAACCGCCCGAGAGACACGCTCGAGCGCGGCACGCATGAACGTCTCCGGCAAGGGCCACACGGTCTGCAGGCGCAGAACCGCAACCGAACGCCCGGAAGCGCGCGAGAGACGCAGGGCTGCGGCCGCCGTTCGCGCGCTGGCCCCGTACGAGATGACCATCGAGTCGATGCCCTCGAGGGCCTCGAGCGCGGCATCCGGATCTTCGAACGCGCCCTCTGACGTCGTCAGCTCGAAGCGACAGATCTCGTCGAGGTGCGACTCGAT
This window contains:
- a CDS encoding 2-oxoacid:ferredoxin oxidoreductase subunit beta, producing MSERAAPIFLKFLRPDKPFPTVWCEGCGIGIILGAIVRAVEGLGVDPSDVAMVSGIGCSGRMPVYADFATMHVTHGRALAVATGLKLARPHMKMIVVMGDGDAVAIGGNHFIHAARRNLEMCAIVVNNMTYGMTGGQFSPTTPVGDPSYTSAYGTIEPTFDIPALAEAAGASFVARTTVYHVMEMQKIIARALAKKGFSAVEVVSNCHTYYGKMTGMKTAVDMMHWMKDATAPVTLAPERREGKMPRG